The following is a genomic window from Dermatophilaceae bacterium Soc4.6.
GCACCCCGGTGCGGCCAGTGCCTCGGTGCTGATGGTGTCGCTCGGCGGTTTCGTCGACGCCGGGCGCACCCAGCAGGTCTTTACCGACCACCTGCTGCAGACGCACGAGCACAGCGTCGTCGCGTCGTTCGACGTCGACCAGCTGCTCGACTACCGGCAGCGGCGACCGGCCATGACGTTCGACCGTGACCGCTGGACGAGCTATGACGACCCGTCCCTGCTGCTCTACCGCCTGGTCGACCGCGACGGCACACCCTTCCTGCTGCTCGCGGGGATCGAGCCCGACTACCAGTGGGAGCGGGTGGTCGAGGCGGTCACCGGCCTGATCCGGGTCCTCGGCGTCGACCTCACGGTCAGCGTCCACGGCATCCCGATGGCGGTGCCGCACACCCGTCCGATCGGTCTGACGGCCCACGCGACGGACCCCCGGCTCATCTCCGTCCACGAGAGCGTCTTCGGTGCGGTGCAGGTGCCCGGCAGCCTGTCGTCGCTGCTCGAGCTGCGCCTGGGTGAGTCCGGTCGTGACGCCCTCGGCTTCGCCGTGCACGTGCCGCACTACCTCGGGCAGGCCGAGTTCCCCGACGCTGCCCTGGCCGGCCTCGGTGCGGTCATCGCCGCCACCGGCCTCAACCTCGTCACCGCCGACCTCGCGGCCTCGGCGGGCCTCAACCGCGCCCAGCTGGCCACCGAGGTCGCCGGCTCCGACGAGGTCCAGGGCGTCGTCGAGGCGCTGGAGCGCCAGTACGACACCTTCATGGAGGGGCGTCAGCGGCCGAGCCTGCTCGCCACCGAGATCTCCGAGCTGCCCTCGGCCGACGAGATCGGCGCCGAGCTCGAGGCCTTCCTCGCGGAGGTCGGCGGCGCTGACGGGGCTGACGGCGCCGACGGGCCTGACGAGGCAGACGGCTCCGCCTGACCGGCGGGGGAGAGGGGGGCTCAGTCCTTCGCCTGCGACCAGCGGGTGACGATGCTGGTATCGGCCACGAACCTCACGTGGTCCCCGCCCGCCCACCGCCTCGCGGCGTCGATGAGGCACCGATCGAGCAGGTCGGCCACCTCGGCAGCGCGAGCCTCGGGGCTGTGCACCAGCAGCTCGTCGTGCAGGCACAGGACGATCTGGGCCCCGAGAGGGGTGATCGCGTGGCGCACGGTCGCGGCCCACGCCTTGAACAGCTCGGCTGCCGCCCCCTGGATCACCGCGTTGCGGGCAAAGCGACCACGGGCCGAGTCGACCGCCCGGTCCCTCGACCTGTCGGCCCCGTCAGCAGTGTCAGCGCCGTCGGCCCCGCCAGCGCCGTCGGCTCCCGATGGAGACGACGCGACGCCGGGGATGACCCGGTCGAAGGGGAGCAGGCGCCCGCCGAAGGTGCGCAGGGGGCGACGCGCCACCCCCGCGGCATACGCGTCGTCGAGCAGCTTCATGGCCACGGGGTAGGCGCGCTCCAGGTCCTTGAGGGCCTCACCGGCAGCACCGGACCGCTGCCCGTACATCGCGGCCAGGACGGCGATCTTGGCGACCGACCGCTCGACCCGCAGCTTCGCGGCGACCGGGGCGTAGAGGTCGTCGGCCGCGCTGGCCTCGGCGAAGGCGCGGTCGCCCGAGACGACCGCCAGCACGCGAGGTTCCACCTGCCCGAGGTCGGCCCGCACGAAGACGTGCCCGGCACGGGCGGCCACTGCGGGGCGCAGGGGGGCGGGCAGGTTGTGCAGGCCGTTCTGGGCCGTCATCCGGCCGGCCGCACCGTCGCAGGCGCTCCAGGCTCCCCGCAGACGGTCGTCCGCCCCCACGTTCTCGTCGAGCCACCGGTATCCGTAGGTCGTGGCGATCCGCTCGTCCTTGCGCCACTGCAGGAGCGCCTCGACCAAGGGGTGGGTCGAGGCAAAGGGCTGGAGCACGTGAGCCCGGGTGTTGGGCACGCTCACCCCCACCGCCGTGAGGAGGTCACGGACCTGGGTGGGGTTGCGCAGGTCGACCGACTCCCGCCCGGGCGCGTGTCGCAGCACCTCACGGTCACGGGCCCGCCGTATGCGCAGGGCGTCGGTGTCGTCGTGGGGGCGGGGGCCGGCGCTGCCCTCGATCAGCGCCACGGCGGTCGGTCGGTCAACCGGGAGCCCGTCGCGCTCGAGCTCGAGGCACAGCAGCGCCGCCGCCGACTCGGAGTGGGCAGTGCTCGTGGCCCGCGCGCCCAGACCGGCGATGAGCAGCGCCTGGCGGCGGCCCAGCTCGGCGAGGGCGCCGGCTGCGGCGGTGAGTCGCGCGGGGGTGGAGGCCCAGCTCGGG
Proteins encoded in this region:
- a CDS encoding PAC2 family protein; translated protein: MQDPTALYRFETDTHPGAASASVLMVSLGGFVDAGRTQQVFTDHLLQTHEHSVVASFDVDQLLDYRQRRPAMTFDRDRWTSYDDPSLLLYRLVDRDGTPFLLLAGIEPDYQWERVVEAVTGLIRVLGVDLTVSVHGIPMAVPHTRPIGLTAHATDPRLISVHESVFGAVQVPGSLSSLLELRLGESGRDALGFAVHVPHYLGQAEFPDAALAGLGAVIAATGLNLVTADLAASAGLNRAQLATEVAGSDEVQGVVEALERQYDTFMEGRQRPSLLATEISELPSADEIGAELEAFLAEVGGADGADGADGPDEADGSA
- a CDS encoding DNA polymerase, translated to MIPLLCVGDLAVVGSGADAVVGSTAEVIELVADRERLGATRLLVASASVARAVLTGPGVHVPRLWDVAEAHRILHGGWAASPSLAWAVAAGLDPATVPTAVGGDLFDFAHATHGTDHGDGDDPESPVRADGHLRPDAFDPSWASTPARLTAAAGALAELGRRQALLIAGLGARATSTAHSESAAALLCLELERDGLPVDRPTAVALIEGSAGPRPHDDTDALRIRRARDREVLRHAPGRESVDLRNPTQVRDLLTAVGVSVPNTRAHVLQPFASTHPLVEALLQWRKDERIATTYGYRWLDENVGADDRLRGAWSACDGAAGRMTAQNGLHNLPAPLRPAVAARAGHVFVRADLGQVEPRVLAVVSGDRAFAEASAADDLYAPVAAKLRVERSVAKIAVLAAMYGQRSGAAGEALKDLERAYPVAMKLLDDAYAAGVARRPLRTFGGRLLPFDRVIPGVASSPSGADGAGGADGADTADGADRSRDRAVDSARGRFARNAVIQGAAAELFKAWAATVRHAITPLGAQIVLCLHDELLVHSPEARAAEVADLLDRCLIDAARRWAGGDHVRFVADTSIVTRWSQAKD